Proteins encoded in a region of the Zea mays cultivar B73 chromosome 4, Zm-B73-REFERENCE-NAM-5.0, whole genome shotgun sequence genome:
- the LOC103654385 gene encoding protein AUXIN RESPONSE 4 — protein sequence MPAADPPVTDAVPDEDAAPRPSPPPPPPRPRPLSLASALPFWFYFAAAVSLLALLLPHLLPPSSPAPLPPLLLGHLAAGRFLKLDPAPGLFAVTSRPTAAAGDSPAHRVLVLPGLAAGSLSFRRVLSSLSSRGVHAAALDLPGQGLSPASPAATAPARTSALREIMNRGVFHAFEHLVQTGEVPYQEEEPAASAARSPHAPDEAAAAVARAAEALGVGPVHLVLHDSALAAGAAFASANPGAVRSVTLVDATASLPAFPAAVFDVPVLGRLVLRVPALFRGLVRLCCVRGVGAEEAEAYRAAMRGEGKAEAVVEAWKSMNHSFQLGEWRVSSEEVRRLPMLVLWSGSWSDMWIDEGKKVAAALPDAKFIYHSGGRWPQVDAFEEISGVITEFVTSAEEAGSSRW from the exons ATGCCGGCGGCCGATCCCCCCGTCACTGACGCGGTCCCCGATGAAGATGCGGCTCCCCGACCATCTccacctccgccgccgccgcggccccGGCCCCTCTCCCTCGCCTCCGCGCTCCCATTCTGGTTCTACTTCGCCGCCGCCGTCTCCCTCCTCGCGCTCCTCCTCCCCCACCTcctgcctccctcctctcccgcgCCTCTCCCGCCTCTCCTCCTTGGACACCTCGCCGCAGGCCGCTTCCTCAAGCTCGATCCAGCCCCCGGCCTGTTCGCCGTGACCTCCCGCCCCACGGCCGCCGCCGGCGACTCCCCCGCGCACCGCGTCCTCGTCCTCCCTGGCCTCGccgcgggctccttgtccttccgcCGCGTCCTCTCGTCGCTCTCCTCCCGCGGCGTCCACGCCGCGGCGCTCGACCTCCCAGGCCAGGGCCTCTCCCCGGCGTCGCCCGCCGCGACCGCGCCCGCCCGGACCAGCGCGCTGCGGGAGATCATGAACCGAGGCGTGTTCCACGCCTTCGAGCATCTCGTGCAGACCGGCGAGGTCCCGTACCAGGAGGAGGAACCAGCCGCCTCGGCGGCGCGGTCTCCGCACGCGCCCGACGAGGCGGCCGCGGCCGTCGCGCGCGCCGCGGAGGCGCTCGGCGTGGGCCCCGTCCACCTCGTCCTCCACGACTCCGCGCTCGCGGCCGGGGCCGCGTTCGCGTCTGCCAACCCGGGGGCCGTGCGGAGCGTGACGCTGGTCGACGCCACCGCGTCCCTGCCGGCGTTCCCGGCCGCGGTCTTCGACGTGCCCGTGCTGGGGAGGCTGGTGCTCCGGGTGCCGGCGCtgttccgcggcctggtgcggctGTGCTGCGTCCGGGGGGTCGGCGCCGAGGAGGCAGAGGCGTACCGAGCAGCGATGCGTGGGGAGGGGAAGGCAGAGGCGGTGGTCGAGGCATGGAAGTCGATGAACCACAGCTTCCAGCTTGGGGAGTGGAGGGTCTCTTCGGAGGAGGTGAGGAGGCTGCCGATGCTGGTGCTGTGGTCGGGTTCTTGGTCAGATATGTGGATCGACGAGGGGAAGAAAGTGGCGGCTGCATTGCCTGACGCCAAATTCATCTACCACTCCGGCGGCCGATGGCCTCAG GTCgatgcctttgaggaaatttcagGGGTGATCACCGAGTTTGTAACCTCAGCTGAGGAAGCTGGAAGCAGCAGGTGGTGA